In Nitrospira sp., a single window of DNA contains:
- a CDS encoding alpha/beta fold hydrolase, which translates to MMSSLCRLRVLCGGIALLLYASAALAEPENPFGLVREAEFEQRLKSDIEPYWKQHGQEGTFIGVDGIQISYMTFVQEHEAGAIVISSGRTESYVKYKELVFDLTRLGYSVYIHDHRGQGYSDRMLPDEREKGHVNRFENYVSDLDTFIRTVVLSKPHQKLFLLGHSMGGGIATLYIERYPDVFHAAALSSPMHAPSIKILGSSEAGCWWFRAMDWLCYNCWAGLFPDPYKPTTFADNEYTHSETRYQHLLNTYQEHETIQLGGPTRGWCGQACAASVTMRKDTKTIQIPVLVLQAGADTAVTLEAQDTFCENLKEETGKPCYGGAPKRFDGAKHELFIESDEYRIPAITAILKFFSQVK; encoded by the coding sequence GTGATGTCATCTCTCTGCCGTCTTAGGGTCCTCTGTGGAGGCATTGCACTTCTTCTTTACGCATCAGCAGCCCTCGCTGAACCAGAGAATCCTTTTGGCTTAGTTCGCGAGGCAGAATTTGAGCAGCGATTGAAATCTGACATCGAGCCCTATTGGAAACAACATGGCCAAGAGGGCACTTTTATCGGTGTGGACGGTATCCAGATATCCTATATGACGTTCGTTCAGGAACATGAAGCGGGCGCCATCGTGATATCGAGTGGACGCACGGAATCGTATGTGAAGTACAAAGAGCTTGTCTTTGATTTAACTCGTCTCGGTTACTCGGTGTACATTCATGATCATCGTGGACAAGGCTATTCGGATCGCATGCTCCCTGATGAACGAGAGAAGGGCCATGTGAACCGGTTCGAGAATTATGTCAGTGATCTTGATACGTTTATTCGGACCGTCGTGTTATCCAAGCCGCATCAGAAATTATTCTTGTTGGGGCATTCAATGGGGGGCGGGATTGCAACGCTGTATATCGAGCGTTACCCTGACGTTTTTCATGCCGCTGCCCTCTCATCCCCGATGCACGCTCCCAGTATTAAAATACTGGGGTCGTCGGAAGCAGGATGCTGGTGGTTCAGGGCGATGGACTGGCTCTGCTACAACTGCTGGGCCGGCCTCTTTCCGGATCCTTATAAGCCGACGACTTTTGCAGACAATGAATACACGCACTCCGAGACTCGCTATCAACATCTGCTGAACACGTATCAAGAACACGAAACCATACAGTTAGGCGGGCCGACGCGTGGGTGGTGCGGTCAAGCTTGTGCTGCTTCGGTAACGATGCGGAAGGATACCAAGACAATACAGATTCCCGTTCTGGTCCTGCAAGCAGGAGCCGACACTGCGGTCACCCTTGAAGCTCAAGATACATTTTGCGAGAACCTCAAAGAGGAAACCGGAAAGCCCTGCTATGGTGGAGCGCCAAAACGGTTTGACGGAGCGAAGCATGAGTTATTCATTGAATCTGATGAATATCGAATTCCAGCCATCACTGCCATTCTCAAGTTCTTTTCTCAGGTGAAATAG
- a CDS encoding type II toxin-antitoxin system VapC family toxin gives MILVPDASVLLKWVLEQEQEPDYRKAIQLQQALLDESVEIRLPTLWRYEVGNVLGLKNPTMAVELMSALLAYEFDEVPLRTEYGLAVLDHMREVKHVTFYDSAYHVLAIRAKGLYLTADAAYVKRAKAKGHVSLLADWKGPAT, from the coding sequence ATGATTCTTGTCCCTGATGCCTCCGTGCTCTTGAAGTGGGTTTTGGAGCAGGAACAGGAGCCCGATTATCGCAAAGCCATCCAGTTGCAACAAGCGCTGCTCGACGAATCGGTTGAGATTCGGTTGCCGACGCTCTGGCGGTATGAAGTGGGGAATGTGTTGGGCCTCAAAAATCCGACCATGGCCGTCGAATTGATGAGTGCCTTGCTGGCGTACGAATTTGACGAGGTCCCGTTGCGGACAGAGTATGGACTGGCTGTGCTCGACCATATGCGGGAGGTGAAGCACGTCACCTTTTATGACTCCGCCTACCACGTGCTGGCTATTCGTGCCAAAGGCTTGTATCTCACCGCGGATGCGGCTTACGTCAAACGCGCCAAAGCGAAAGGACATGTGTCGCTCCTGGCTGACTGGAAAGGTCCAGCGACGTAA
- a CDS encoding DUF2278 family protein, with product MPLKRYGVLKGRAIAAKREEDQSSPHYQVHIQAGSIQYRIAVNVKSQLSPSELLFLVDDNFQHLITANLPGLEDEFTLLSSKPGGQAVDFIRGNLFNRSDMRLLPPNLPGPDNDLSDQIEHYMKRAMQEPDARVYAFGERWGPEGGKADKIFGFRPGNGIHDIHMNQGNDASHKGDDGVWQDGALLFHFPSTQQWVAVFLAFQSQAWHTDDRTGHASSDVPDPGPGPEPSPTEPDHLVRIVGALVNPLGPAPEQETVTLLNASPTDIDLAGWQLADRLKNKMALSGTILSGAAISVKLSQDVQLGNKGGMITLLNDKGLKVDGVSYTAQQAQKEGWTIVF from the coding sequence ATGCCGCTGAAACGATATGGCGTTTTAAAAGGGAGAGCGATCGCCGCCAAACGGGAAGAGGACCAATCCTCTCCTCACTATCAGGTGCATATCCAAGCCGGGTCGATCCAGTACCGCATCGCGGTCAATGTGAAGTCTCAGCTGAGTCCGTCAGAGCTGCTGTTTTTGGTCGATGACAACTTCCAGCATCTCATCACTGCCAATCTACCCGGCTTGGAGGATGAGTTTACTCTGCTGTCGAGCAAGCCGGGCGGGCAGGCGGTGGATTTCATTCGTGGCAATCTCTTCAATCGATCGGACATGCGGTTGCTTCCGCCGAATCTTCCCGGGCCGGATAACGATCTGAGTGATCAGATTGAGCATTATATGAAACGTGCCATGCAGGAACCGGATGCTCGGGTCTATGCATTTGGGGAACGGTGGGGGCCGGAGGGAGGAAAGGCCGATAAGATTTTTGGATTCCGACCAGGGAACGGCATTCACGACATTCACATGAACCAGGGGAATGATGCCTCCCATAAGGGCGACGACGGGGTGTGGCAAGACGGGGCCTTGCTGTTCCACTTTCCGTCCACCCAGCAATGGGTCGCGGTATTTTTAGCGTTTCAGTCCCAAGCCTGGCATACCGATGACCGCACCGGCCACGCCAGTTCCGATGTGCCGGATCCGGGACCGGGGCCGGAGCCAAGCCCCACGGAACCAGACCATCTTGTGAGGATTGTGGGGGCGCTGGTGAATCCGCTCGGTCCGGCACCGGAGCAGGAAACGGTCACCTTGCTCAATGCGTCACCGACGGACATTGATCTCGCAGGCTGGCAGCTTGCAGACCGATTGAAGAACAAAATGGCGCTGTCCGGTACGATCCTTTCCGGCGCTGCGATCTCGGTCAAGCTGTCACAGGATGTGCAACTGGGGAATAAGGGGGGGATGATCACTCTGCTCAACGATAAAGGTTTGAAAGTGGACGGGGTCTCGTATACGGCGCAGCAGGCACAAAAAGAAGGATGGACCATTGTGTTTTAG
- a CDS encoding potassium transporter Kup has translation MSNQSERSTTTGLALAALGVVYGDIGTSPLYALRECFHASHGLSVTLSAVTGILSLIIWALLLVVTVKYLLFVMRADNQGEGGILALMALGQRHREESAFPLRIGPVIALGLLGASLVYGDGIITPAISVLSAVEGIEVETTAYQPYTLPIAVAVLSIFFAIQSHGTGRLGGWFGPIMLLWFVTLAALGIRSAVQTPEIFVAFSPHHAVQFLLDHPTQGFAVLGSVFLVLTGAEALYADMGHFGKGPIRLGWYGVVLPSLVLQYLGQGALLVRQPEAVANPFYLLAPGWLLLPLVVLATLATIIASQAMLSGAFSLTQQAIQLGYLPRMAIRYTSASQIGQIYVPATNVLMLIGTISLVLFFGTSSNLAAAYGIAVAGTMVISTLLIFVVMRRQWKWSWPLATLVTGFFLTLDLSFFGANVLKIPHGGWLPLVLGAGLFLLMATWNGGRRLVAKHLWSKMPQLTVYLQEVLAKPLTRVPGTAVYLTQFPDLTPPSFVQNVRHNKVLHEQLVFLTTTTARVPTVTSSHHMRIDPLASDVRRVVVQYGFMETPDITRVLVACRSQGLEVDLEGATFFLSRVNSLATPKPGMALWRERLFVFLSRNSQRASSFFHIPAEQVVEIGVVVEI, from the coding sequence ATGAGTAACCAGTCCGAGCGATCGACGACGACCGGATTGGCGCTGGCCGCGCTCGGTGTTGTCTACGGCGACATCGGGACCAGCCCCCTCTACGCACTTCGAGAATGTTTTCATGCGTCACATGGATTATCCGTCACCCTATCGGCAGTCACAGGCATCCTGTCGCTCATCATCTGGGCGCTCCTCCTGGTCGTCACCGTGAAGTATTTACTGTTTGTGATGCGGGCCGACAACCAAGGCGAAGGGGGCATTTTGGCGCTCATGGCCCTCGGCCAACGCCATCGTGAAGAGTCTGCCTTCCCCCTACGCATCGGTCCCGTGATCGCGCTGGGATTGCTCGGAGCGTCGTTGGTCTACGGTGACGGCATCATTACGCCGGCGATTTCGGTCTTGAGCGCCGTGGAAGGCATCGAAGTCGAGACGACGGCCTATCAGCCCTATACGTTGCCGATCGCCGTCGCCGTGCTGTCCATTTTCTTTGCCATCCAGTCGCACGGGACCGGACGTCTTGGTGGGTGGTTTGGCCCGATCATGTTGCTCTGGTTTGTCACGCTGGCTGCCTTAGGAATCAGGAGTGCCGTTCAGACTCCCGAGATCTTCGTGGCCTTCAGTCCGCACCATGCCGTTCAGTTTCTGCTGGATCATCCCACACAAGGTTTTGCCGTGTTGGGGAGCGTATTTCTTGTCCTGACCGGGGCGGAGGCCTTGTATGCCGACATGGGCCACTTTGGAAAGGGACCCATTCGTCTCGGTTGGTACGGCGTGGTGTTGCCGTCGCTTGTTTTGCAGTATTTGGGACAAGGCGCCTTGTTGGTTCGACAGCCGGAAGCCGTAGCCAACCCATTCTATCTGCTGGCCCCTGGATGGTTGCTTCTGCCTCTCGTGGTGCTTGCGACGCTGGCGACAATCATCGCGTCGCAAGCGATGCTGAGCGGTGCCTTTTCCCTTACCCAGCAGGCGATTCAGCTGGGCTACCTGCCGCGTATGGCGATTCGCTATACGTCCGCTTCCCAGATCGGACAAATCTATGTCCCTGCCACCAATGTGCTGATGTTGATCGGCACCATCAGCCTGGTTCTGTTTTTTGGCACCTCCAGTAACTTGGCTGCTGCCTATGGAATTGCCGTGGCCGGCACCATGGTCATTTCTACCTTACTGATTTTTGTCGTGATGCGGCGCCAATGGAAATGGAGTTGGCCGTTGGCAACGCTCGTCACCGGTTTTTTCCTGACCCTCGATCTTTCATTCTTCGGCGCCAATGTCCTGAAGATTCCGCACGGCGGCTGGCTGCCGCTTGTCCTGGGCGCCGGCCTGTTTCTCTTGATGGCGACGTGGAACGGCGGCCGTCGACTCGTGGCGAAGCATCTTTGGAGCAAGATGCCGCAACTGACGGTCTATTTACAGGAGGTTCTCGCCAAACCGCTGACTCGCGTACCTGGGACGGCGGTGTACCTGACCCAGTTCCCTGACTTGACGCCGCCCTCATTCGTGCAGAATGTGCGACACAACAAAGTGCTCCATGAGCAACTGGTCTTCCTGACAACCACGACTGCTCGTGTGCCGACCGTCACGAGTAGTCATCATATGCGCATCGATCCCCTTGCATCTGATGTACGGCGAGTTGTCGTGCAATATGGGTTCATGGAGACGCCGGATATTACCCGCGTACTCGTGGCCTGTCGGTCGCAGGGACTGGAGGTAGACCTGGAGGGGGCGACGTTTTTTCTGAGTCGTGTGAACTCACTGGCGACACCAAAACCGGGTATGGCGCTATGGCGGGAGCGGCTTTTCGTGTTTCTCAGCCGCAACTCCCAACGGGCCAGTTCGTTCTTCCATATTCCCGCTGAACAGGTCGTCGAAATCGGTGTCGTCGTGGAGATCTAA
- a CDS encoding outer membrane beta-barrel protein produces MNRICTSSLLKGILVGMFLLSATPARAHDADGGWAHEGMAEEGRITGGFRVGPSFMTQNAGVSTVGPLVNFQGMYGLNKWFRVGMMLEWQNHGVDDPGTGSVNTVTLLPVNLEYRPGHFGNLIPYVTTGIGVNINTHNVSDSFAWRVGGGVDYALTNWLPGAPQGMMLNVETAWKRNHTNGDASTMGLLFGVRHTF; encoded by the coding sequence ATGAATCGGATTTGCACATCGTCCTTGCTCAAGGGAATACTGGTTGGAATGTTCTTGCTGAGTGCGACCCCGGCACGCGCACACGACGCCGATGGGGGCTGGGCCCATGAAGGCATGGCGGAAGAAGGAAGAATCACAGGAGGGTTTCGTGTTGGTCCGAGCTTCATGACACAAAACGCCGGCGTGTCCACGGTCGGTCCCTTGGTGAACTTCCAAGGCATGTATGGACTCAATAAATGGTTCCGTGTTGGGATGATGCTGGAATGGCAAAATCATGGTGTGGATGATCCTGGAACCGGCTCCGTCAATACCGTCACCTTGCTGCCTGTCAACTTGGAGTATCGTCCTGGACATTTTGGGAATCTGATTCCCTATGTCACGACCGGAATCGGTGTGAACATCAATACGCATAACGTTTCTGACAGTTTTGCTTGGCGGGTCGGCGGAGGCGTGGACTATGCCTTAACGAATTGGCTCCCAGGAGCCCCACAGGGAATGATGCTGAACGTAGAAACGGCCTGGAAACGGAATCATACAAACGGAGATGCCTCCACAATGGGGTTGTTGTTCGGCGTGCGCCACACCTTCTGA
- a CDS encoding thermonuclease family protein, with translation MRQGTILSTKPKPVLSPLRITALLMGMLLTGGEAFPFGGQVVTILDGGTIEVVRNGKAQRVRLNGIACPKGGQPYSEQAKQATSDLAFSMDVTLQVYGKDKRGRVLADVLLPDERNMSRTLVQQGWCWWDRKQAPGDAQLEALEKEARDAQRGLWADPDPVPPWEWRKNARVTTP, from the coding sequence ATGCGACAAGGAACGATTCTTTCGACCAAGCCGAAACCGGTTCTTTCCCCCTTACGAATCACTGCTCTCCTGATGGGCATGCTCCTGACCGGAGGAGAGGCCTTCCCGTTCGGCGGCCAGGTGGTGACCATCCTCGATGGTGGCACGATTGAAGTGGTACGAAATGGGAAAGCACAACGAGTCCGCTTGAACGGGATTGCCTGTCCGAAGGGCGGCCAGCCCTACAGTGAGCAAGCCAAGCAAGCGACGTCGGATCTGGCGTTTAGTATGGACGTCACGCTTCAGGTCTATGGCAAGGACAAGCGGGGGCGTGTCCTTGCGGATGTGCTCCTTCCAGATGAGAGGAATATGAGTCGGACGTTGGTGCAACAGGGCTGGTGTTGGTGGGACCGGAAGCAGGCCCCCGGGGATGCCCAGCTCGAAGCGCTGGAGAAAGAGGCCCGGGATGCCCAAAGAGGATTGTGGGCTGATCCAGATCCAGTGCCTCCATGGGAATGGCGGAAGAATGCTCGAGTCACAACACCGTAA
- a CDS encoding ParA family protein, translating into MKTLVLANQKGGVGKTAIACQLGYFLVEMLKKRVLIIDLDHQGNTSKNIGTSKLATISAVTADQLLTEPVTTIEGGTFVVIPSHADLLKLERREEDHNLFANNLRLFLNEMDDRFDVAIIDTNPNPDIRVLASLVVGDFVLSPIQLNQEAVDGIAALRAQVLKIQSTLNKDLRFIGLLPNLVEPTPFQRANFDQLCTAFASLFIRLEDGRMAAIPSRTAVAEAQAMGAPIWTLQKTSSREAWLHLKPIFQKVAHTMGVME; encoded by the coding sequence ATGAAAACATTGGTCTTGGCCAATCAGAAGGGTGGCGTGGGAAAAACGGCGATTGCCTGCCAACTGGGATACTTTCTCGTTGAAATGCTCAAGAAACGGGTCTTGATCATTGACTTAGACCATCAGGGAAACACATCGAAAAACATCGGCACCTCCAAACTGGCCACGATCTCGGCCGTCACCGCCGATCAACTGTTGACCGAGCCGGTCACCACCATTGAGGGTGGAACCTTTGTAGTGATTCCCTCACACGCCGATCTGCTCAAACTCGAGCGCCGAGAAGAAGATCACAACCTATTCGCGAATAATCTTCGGTTGTTCCTCAACGAAATGGATGATCGATTTGATGTGGCCATCATCGACACCAACCCCAACCCCGATATCCGCGTACTCGCCTCACTCGTGGTGGGGGATTTTGTGTTGTCGCCCATTCAGCTGAATCAAGAAGCCGTCGACGGCATTGCCGCACTTCGAGCACAAGTCCTTAAGATACAAAGCACGCTCAATAAAGATCTACGATTCATCGGCCTGCTTCCCAATCTGGTGGAGCCCACGCCTTTTCAACGCGCGAATTTCGACCAACTCTGTACGGCCTTTGCGTCCTTGTTCATTCGCCTGGAGGATGGACGGATGGCCGCTATTCCCTCACGCACGGCCGTGGCGGAGGCCCAGGCCATGGGAGCGCCGATCTGGACCTTGCAAAAGACCAGTTCCCGCGAGGCATGGCTGCACCTGAAACCGATCTTTCAAAAAGTGGCTCATACGATGGGGGTGATGGAATGA
- a CDS encoding ParB/RepB/Spo0J family partition protein gives MKKPLIATLDLTALDRTTPAPTPDPIAKERTVTAEVLGRPLHIPVKDIDEDPGQPRQEFDAASMEELEQSVRIHGVKTPISIRPHPTEPKRWILNFGARRLRASRAVGKTTIPAFIDRSHTDYQQVIENLQREDLKPRELAMFIKKKMDEGEKQAHIAELLGVNRSMVTNHLALIDPPSCIEEIYTSGKCSSAKTLYDLRNLHKEFPKEVERWCTTDQEITRASVSALSAKLRGAQKPTATSSKNEQENKKRMAGETTTMPSLIVIVQDRSGTVDLQQAPQQPNHLIINFSDGKQEEVLARHCQIEQIIFP, from the coding sequence ATGAAAAAACCACTGATCGCGACGTTGGATCTTACCGCTCTTGATCGGACGACTCCCGCACCGACGCCAGATCCGATTGCCAAAGAACGAACCGTAACGGCTGAAGTCCTGGGGCGTCCGCTGCACATTCCCGTCAAAGACATCGACGAAGATCCTGGACAGCCACGCCAGGAGTTCGATGCGGCGAGCATGGAGGAACTGGAACAGAGCGTCAGAATCCATGGGGTCAAGACGCCGATCTCAATTCGCCCGCATCCCACCGAGCCGAAGCGATGGATCTTGAATTTCGGAGCGCGCCGCCTCAGAGCCTCCAGAGCCGTTGGAAAAACCACGATTCCCGCGTTCATCGATCGCTCACATACGGATTACCAACAAGTGATCGAGAACCTACAGCGGGAAGATCTGAAACCCCGCGAGCTCGCAATGTTCATCAAGAAAAAGATGGACGAAGGGGAGAAGCAGGCGCATATTGCCGAGCTCCTGGGGGTAAACCGGTCCATGGTGACGAATCACCTCGCGCTCATCGATCCCCCCTCCTGCATCGAAGAGATTTACACGTCCGGGAAATGTTCATCGGCCAAGACACTCTACGATTTACGAAATCTGCATAAGGAGTTTCCGAAAGAAGTCGAACGGTGGTGTACCACCGATCAGGAAATCACCCGTGCATCCGTGTCCGCCTTATCCGCCAAGCTGAGAGGTGCACAGAAACCAACCGCCACTTCGTCAAAGAATGAACAGGAGAATAAGAAGCGGATGGCCGGTGAGACGACAACGATGCCGTCGCTGATCGTCATCGTGCAGGATCGATCAGGCACGGTGGATCTGCAGCAGGCCCCACAGCAACCGAACCACCTGATCATTAATTTTTCAGATGGAAAACAAGAAGAGGTCCTCGCACGACATTGTCAAATTGAACAGATCATTTTCCCGTAG
- a CDS encoding calcium-binding protein, with amino-acid sequence MATNLRDVIFGTSGNDFINVLGGDDIGFGLAGNDTIDGGSGGDLLFGESGNDTLFGGDNTAGGQNDTLNGGIGNDTLNGGTGSDTADYSNGSISGHAFIGATAGVKVNLGLVGAQNTGGAGIDTIVGMENITGTNYNDTLTGNGVNNILFGLNGNDSLSGLAGNDTLDGGSGTDQLFGGDHNDSLFGGIGNDKLSGGNGTDRLDGGVGADNMNGDRGNDSYIVDNLGDVAAESFNDFLGGVDAVYSSVSHTLGFGIEDLLLTGTATINGTGNGNRNVITGNNSNNVLAGLDGNDPLFGHGGNDILDGGTGDDLLFGESGNDILLGGIGNDGLSGGPGSDLLYGGGGRDNLTGSSGIDTFDYNSVSESQPGASNRDVISSFVGTEGDVINLATIDANTTLLALGNQAFTYIGSAAFTAAGQLRYVGGILSGSTDGDTASEFEIQLVGSPGLVVGGAGTDILL; translated from the coding sequence ATGGCAACTAATTTAAGGGACGTCATCTTCGGCACTTCTGGTAATGACTTTATTAACGTCCTTGGTGGAGACGATATCGGCTTTGGACTTGCTGGGAACGACACTATCGACGGTGGCAGTGGCGGTGACTTGCTATTTGGCGAATCTGGCAACGACACGCTCTTCGGCGGTGATAATACAGCAGGAGGCCAAAATGACACGCTTAACGGTGGAATCGGAAATGACACGCTCAATGGTGGAACCGGAAGCGACACCGCCGACTATAGCAATGGGAGTATCAGTGGTCACGCCTTCATCGGGGCGACGGCTGGTGTCAAGGTTAATCTCGGTCTAGTAGGCGCGCAGAACACGGGAGGGGCAGGGATCGACACCATCGTGGGCATGGAAAACATCACCGGAACGAACTACAACGACACTCTCACCGGCAATGGCGTCAATAATATTCTTTTTGGTCTGAATGGCAACGATTCTTTGTCTGGACTTGCAGGGAATGACACTCTAGACGGCGGCAGCGGGACTGACCAGCTCTTCGGAGGCGACCATAACGATTCCCTCTTCGGTGGCATCGGTAACGACAAACTCTCTGGCGGAAATGGTACTGATCGTCTTGACGGTGGGGTGGGGGCCGACAATATGAATGGTGACCGTGGAAACGATAGCTATATTGTGGACAACCTGGGCGATGTGGCGGCGGAGTCTTTTAACGATTTTCTTGGCGGGGTGGACGCTGTGTATTCGTCCGTGAGCCATACGTTGGGCTTCGGCATCGAGGATCTCCTTCTGACCGGTACGGCAACTATCAATGGCACGGGCAATGGAAATAGAAATGTCATAACCGGCAATAACTCTAATAACGTGCTCGCAGGTCTGGATGGCAACGATCCTTTATTTGGACATGGAGGGAATGACATTCTCGATGGCGGCACTGGCGATGATCTGCTCTTTGGTGAATCAGGTAACGACATTCTCTTAGGCGGTATTGGGAACGATGGGCTCTCTGGAGGTCCTGGTAGCGACTTGCTGTATGGTGGGGGCGGTCGCGATAACCTAACTGGTAGTTCTGGTATCGATACCTTCGATTACAATTCAGTTAGCGAAAGTCAACCCGGTGCGAGCAATAGAGATGTCATCAGCAGTTTTGTCGGAACGGAAGGCGATGTAATCAATTTGGCCACGATCGATGCCAATACGACCCTACTTGCGTTAGGCAATCAGGCCTTTACCTACATCGGCAGTGCGGCATTTACGGCGGCGGGCCAGCTGCGGTATGTCGGGGGAATTCTTTCTGGCAGTACTGACGGGGATACGGCATCCGAGTTCGAGATTCAGTTAGTTGGTTCCCCTGGGCTCGTCGTCGGCGGGGCTGGCACCGACATTCTCCTGTAG
- the tkt gene encoding transketolase, which yields MDAVQQANSGHPGTPMAMAPVAYCLWQRVMQFDPNDPIWPNRDRFVLSMGHASMLLYSLLHLTGVKAVNPQYERLGEPSVQLDDLKHFRQLNSKCAGHPEYRWTSGVETTTGPLGQGIATSVGMAIAAQWQGHYFNRPGFDMFDYNVYALCGDGCMMEGVAAEAASLAAHLKLSNLCWIYDNNKITIEGHTEWAFSEDVATRFVGYGWNVTRVGDANDLDMLERAFTTFKKEADRPTLIIVDSHIAYGSPNKQDTHAAHGEPLGEEEIRLTKRNYGWPEQEKFLVPDGVREHFQQGMGKRSHEARTAWMTQFEEYKKQFPQLAKDLSNMQQRRLPDGWDRGLPVFPADAKGVAGRDASAKVLNALAKNIPWLLGGSADLAPSTKTRLTFEGAGDFTAKDRSGRNLHFGVREHAMGSVLNGLSLSKVRPYGSGFLIFSDYSRGAIRLSALMEVPVIHIFTHDSIGVGEDGPTHQPIEQLASLRAIPNLIVLRPADANEVSEAWRVIMQLKHEPVALILTRQALPTIDRSTCAAASGVAKGAYILADVPGVKPDVLLLASGSEVSLCLEAAEQLKVEGINARVVSMPSWELFEHQPQAYRDSVIPPNVTARVCVEQASTFGWARYAGLTGEIIGMKTFGASAPLKELQKKFGFTRDNIVAAAKGQILRKAKAA from the coding sequence ATGGATGCCGTGCAGCAAGCCAACTCCGGCCACCCCGGAACGCCGATGGCCATGGCCCCCGTCGCCTACTGTCTCTGGCAGCGAGTCATGCAGTTCGATCCGAACGATCCGATTTGGCCGAACCGGGATCGATTCGTCCTGTCGATGGGACATGCCTCCATGCTCCTCTACTCGCTCCTGCATTTGACCGGAGTGAAGGCCGTAAACCCACAGTACGAACGGCTCGGTGAACCCTCGGTGCAACTAGACGACCTCAAGCACTTCCGTCAACTCAACAGCAAGTGCGCCGGACACCCCGAATACCGCTGGACCTCCGGCGTGGAGACGACGACCGGTCCGCTTGGACAAGGCATTGCCACCAGCGTTGGGATGGCCATCGCCGCCCAGTGGCAAGGCCATTATTTCAATCGCCCTGGCTTCGACATGTTCGATTACAATGTCTATGCCCTGTGCGGAGACGGCTGCATGATGGAAGGTGTCGCTGCCGAAGCGGCCTCCCTGGCCGCTCACTTGAAACTGTCCAACCTCTGCTGGATCTACGACAACAACAAGATCACGATCGAAGGTCATACCGAGTGGGCCTTCAGCGAAGATGTGGCGACCAGATTCGTCGGTTACGGATGGAATGTCACCAGAGTCGGCGATGCCAACGACCTGGACATGCTCGAGCGAGCCTTCACCACATTTAAAAAAGAAGCGGATCGACCGACGCTGATCATCGTCGACAGCCATATCGCCTATGGCTCCCCCAATAAACAAGATACCCACGCCGCGCACGGTGAGCCGCTAGGTGAAGAAGAAATCCGACTGACTAAACGAAACTACGGCTGGCCCGAACAGGAAAAGTTTTTGGTGCCCGATGGCGTCCGCGAACATTTCCAGCAAGGCATGGGTAAACGTAGCCACGAAGCCCGCACAGCTTGGATGACACAATTTGAAGAGTATAAGAAGCAATTCCCCCAGCTCGCCAAAGACCTCTCAAACATGCAACAACGCCGATTGCCCGATGGGTGGGACAGGGGTCTACCTGTGTTTCCAGCCGATGCAAAGGGTGTGGCCGGACGCGATGCCTCGGCCAAGGTGCTCAACGCTCTGGCCAAGAACATCCCCTGGCTCTTAGGAGGCTCTGCAGACCTAGCTCCTTCAACCAAAACACGCTTGACCTTCGAGGGAGCCGGAGATTTTACTGCAAAAGATCGCAGTGGGCGCAACCTCCATTTCGGCGTCCGTGAACATGCGATGGGCTCCGTGCTCAACGGGCTCTCTCTTTCCAAAGTGCGCCCCTACGGCTCTGGATTTCTGATTTTCAGTGACTACAGCCGGGGGGCGATCCGCTTGAGTGCGCTCATGGAAGTCCCCGTCATCCACATTTTCACGCATGATTCAATCGGAGTCGGAGAGGATGGGCCTACACACCAACCGATCGAGCAGCTCGCCTCGCTCAGAGCTATTCCAAATCTCATCGTTCTACGACCGGCAGATGCGAACGAGGTCTCAGAGGCCTGGCGCGTCATCATGCAATTGAAACATGAACCGGTGGCCTTGATTCTGACCAGACAGGCCCTCCCCACCATCGACCGCTCCACCTGCGCCGCGGCATCCGGCGTCGCAAAAGGCGCCTATATCTTAGCCGACGTGCCTGGAGTGAAACCGGACGTGCTGCTCCTTGCCAGCGGCAGCGAAGTCTCACTCTGCCTTGAAGCAGCAGAGCAGTTGAAAGTGGAAGGGATCAACGCTCGCGTCGTGAGCATGCCTTCGTGGGAACTATTCGAGCATCAACCGCAAGCCTATCGCGATAGCGTGATTCCCCCGAACGTCACGGCCAGGGTCTGCGTGGAGCAGGCCTCCACGTTTGGATGGGCACGGTATGCGGGACTGACCGGCGAGATCATCGGCATGAAGACATTCGGCGCCTCGGCACCGCTGAAAGAGCTTCAAAAGAAATTCGGATTCACAAGGGACAACATCGTCGCCGCGGCGAAAGGCCAGATTCTAAGGAAAGCAAAAGCGGCCTGA